In the Aliarcobacter cryaerophilus genome, one interval contains:
- the cmoB gene encoding tRNA 5-methoxyuridine(34)/uridine 5-oxyacetic acid(34) synthase CmoB produces MNIEKLKNKKNECRAWKNVAPWYNELQNAQKIEKKDLKVDFGDWFSVGFKEDLSNEEHETIIKTAKALIPWRKGPFKIFDLEIDSEWQSNLKYNLIRPHFNLKDKVVADIGCNNGYYMFRMLEDKPKRLVGFDPSPLTLHQFEFINHFVKSDIIYEMLGVEHLEYYNHKFDFIFMLGVLYHRADPVGTLKALNKGLNSKGEIIIDTFMIDGEDEICLTPNQRYSKIPNIYFIPTVPALKNWLVRAGFENIEVLSTVVTTKDEQRSTKWSFDESLEDFLDPNDSSKTVEGYPAPKRVYVKARKVL; encoded by the coding sequence ATGAATATTGAAAAACTAAAAAATAAAAAAAATGAGTGTAGAGCTTGGAAAAATGTAGCTCCTTGGTACAATGAGCTACAAAATGCACAAAAAATAGAAAAAAAAGATTTAAAAGTTGATTTTGGTGATTGGTTTAGCGTAGGTTTCAAGGAAGATTTAAGCAATGAAGAGCATGAAACTATTATTAAAACTGCAAAAGCTTTAATACCTTGGAGAAAAGGTCCATTTAAAATTTTTGATTTAGAAATTGATAGTGAGTGGCAAAGTAATCTTAAATATAATCTAATAAGACCTCACTTTAATCTAAAAGATAAAGTAGTTGCTGATATTGGTTGTAACAATGGATACTATATGTTTAGAATGCTTGAAGATAAACCAAAAAGATTAGTGGGATTTGATCCTTCACCTTTAACCCTTCATCAATTTGAGTTTATAAATCACTTTGTAAAATCAGATATTATTTATGAGATGCTTGGAGTTGAGCATTTAGAGTACTATAATCATAAATTTGATTTTATATTTATGTTAGGAGTTCTTTACCATAGAGCTGATCCTGTTGGGACTTTAAAAGCTCTAAACAAAGGATTAAATAGTAAAGGTGAGATTATAATTGATACTTTTATGATAGATGGAGAGGATGAGATATGTTTAACTCCAAATCAAAGATACTCAAAAATACCAAATATATACTTTATTCCAACAGTTCCTGCACTTAAAAACTGGCTTGTTCGTGCTGGATTTGAAAATATTGAAGTATTATCAACAGTTGTTACAACAAAAGATGAACAAAGATCTACGAAGTGGTCATTTGATGAGAGTTTAGAAGATTTTTTAGATCCAAATGATAGCAGTAAAACGGTTGAGGGTTATCCAGCTCCAAAAAGAGTATATGTAAAGGCAAGAAAGGTTTTGTAG
- a CDS encoding sensor domain-containing diguanylate cyclase codes for MLSVINHKDKVDQDKNFEAYVKVLSIEKNFYALYTGYEDGSFYELINLNIDKKLKEVYKARELDRWVLIKIDGNNINKKEITLYDEDLNQTAKRVEENSYNPTKRPWYEMAISSGNRAIKTAPYKFSHIDSFGITFSKELSGSKNVVSVDFLIEDFKNIFKDNINQETMDMFLFKKDGTIISSITKDDDLLASFFEKNKDLEKFENANIVNIKDKKYIVQIEKLNNSENDDYIILFADYKKIIAPYFSQTFNLILSLFIVFLMMIPLIIYFSKIIVAPIFKLVQESKKIKDRKYDSISKVDSSILEVSILSNAFLDMSKSIYEYQQSLEEKVEQRTKELNIKNEELFKLSITDKLTGLYNRVKLDSVLQENMRLSLRYGNVFSVIIIDIDFFKKINDNFGHQVGDNVLKECSYILSKNIRNVDILGRWGGEEFLVVCPETLKNGAKDLAIKLNKAIKLHKFSTYPHSVTISVGVASCSVKDLNYDDIISNADKALYEAKNNGRDRVEVF; via the coding sequence ATGTTAAGTGTTATAAATCATAAAGATAAAGTAGATCAAGATAAAAATTTTGAAGCATATGTAAAAGTTTTAAGTATCGAAAAAAATTTTTATGCTCTATATACAGGTTATGAAGATGGAAGTTTCTATGAACTTATAAATCTAAATATTGATAAAAAGTTAAAAGAGGTTTATAAAGCAAGAGAGCTTGATAGATGGGTTTTAATTAAAATAGATGGTAACAATATAAATAAAAAAGAGATAACACTTTATGATGAAGATTTAAATCAAACTGCCAAAAGAGTAGAAGAAAATAGTTACAATCCAACAAAAAGACCATGGTATGAGATGGCAATATCTAGTGGGAATAGGGCAATAAAAACGGCTCCATATAAATTTTCTCATATTGACTCTTTTGGAATAACTTTTTCAAAAGAGTTAAGTGGTAGCAAAAATGTTGTATCTGTTGATTTTTTGATTGAAGATTTCAAAAATATATTTAAAGATAATATAAATCAAGAGACTATGGATATGTTTTTATTTAAAAAAGATGGAACTATAATATCTTCTATTACAAAAGATGATGATTTATTAGCTTCATTTTTTGAGAAAAATAAAGATTTAGAGAAATTTGAAAATGCAAATATTGTAAATATAAAAGATAAAAAATATATTGTGCAAATTGAAAAACTTAATAATTCAGAAAATGATGATTATATAATTCTTTTTGCAGATTATAAAAAGATTATTGCCCCTTATTTTTCTCAAACTTTTAATTTAATTTTGAGTTTATTTATAGTTTTTCTTATGATGATACCTTTGATAATATATTTCTCAAAAATTATTGTAGCTCCTATTTTTAAACTTGTTCAAGAGAGTAAAAAGATAAAAGATAGAAAATATGACTCTATTTCAAAAGTTGATAGCTCTATTTTGGAGGTTTCAATTTTGTCAAATGCATTTTTAGATATGTCAAAATCTATTTATGAATATCAACAATCATTAGAAGAAAAGGTAGAGCAAAGAACGAAAGAGTTAAATATTAAAAATGAAGAGCTCTTTAAACTATCAATTACAGATAAATTAACAGGACTTTACAACAGAGTTAAACTAGATAGTGTATTACAAGAGAATATGAGACTATCTTTAAGATATGGAAATGTTTTTTCTGTGATTATTATCGATATAGATTTCTTTAAAAAGATAAATGATAATTTTGGACATCAAGTTGGAGATAATGTTTTAAAAGAGTGTTCTTATATTTTAAGTAAAAATATAAGAAACGTGGATATTTTAGGAAGATGGGGAGGAGAGGAGTTTTTAGTAGTTTGTCCAGAAACTTTAAAAAATGGTGCAAAAGATTTAGCAATAAAATTAAATAAAGCTATTAAACTTCACAAATTTAGTACTTATCCACATAGCGTAACTATTAGCGTAGGAGTTGCTTCTTGTAGTGTAAAGGATTTGAACTATGATGATATAATCTCAAATGCAGACAAAGCTTTATATGAAGCTAAAAATAATGGAAGAGATAGAGTTGAAGTTTTTTAA
- a CDS encoding GGDEF domain-containing protein — MGKTYKMRNFYETITQFSHKLSISEKQEVFDEIFEFLQFNFKIDSLKIYLKKSGISSSVFDNSDEANSAFFYTYKTKLTNSLELTFGIIFKNKSKLDELKKDTTNINISLDILSMNIYTKHLENTISDILIIDLLTGCYNRTYLNHYIRSIFSLALREGKKIAFLKVGVDHFKAVLDEFNYEIGDRVIKRLAQVLQAGTRDSDLVIRVSNDAFLVLLQNIQEEENALFVANKLIDAFKKEKIVINPDTNQVLMKTICVGISFYPKDGEDLDTIIKKSDIAIREAKNKGRGIAFVFSEDETAKIELF; from the coding sequence ATGGGAAAAACATATAAAATGAGAAACTTCTATGAAACTATCACTCAATTTTCTCATAAACTATCAATCAGTGAAAAACAAGAGGTTTTTGATGAAATTTTTGAATTTCTACAGTTTAATTTTAAAATAGATTCATTAAAAATTTATCTAAAAAAGAGTGGTATTTCAAGTAGTGTTTTTGATAATTCAGATGAAGCAAATTCAGCATTTTTCTATACATACAAAACAAAACTTACTAATAGCCTTGAGCTTACTTTTGGAATTATTTTTAAAAACAAAAGTAAGCTTGATGAATTAAAAAAAGATACAACAAATATTAATATTTCACTAGATATTTTATCTATGAATATATACACAAAACATTTAGAAAATACTATATCTGATATTTTGATTATCGATTTACTTACAGGGTGCTATAATAGAACCTATTTAAATCACTATATAAGATCTATTTTTAGTTTAGCTTTAAGAGAGGGGAAGAAGATAGCTTTCTTAAAAGTTGGAGTTGATCACTTCAAAGCTGTTTTAGATGAATTTAACTATGAAATTGGTGATAGAGTAATAAAAAGACTAGCGCAAGTTTTACAAGCAGGAACTAGAGACTCTGATTTAGTAATAAGAGTCTCAAATGATGCTTTTTTAGTTTTACTTCAAAATATACAAGAGGAAGAGAATGCTCTTTTTGTTGCAAATAAACTAATAGATGCTTTTAAAAAAGAGAAAATAGTTATAAACCCCGATACTAATCAAGTCTTAATGAAAACAATCTGTGTTGGAATTTCATTTTACCCAAAAGATGGAGAAGATTTAGATACAATAATCAAAAAGTCAGATATCGCAATTAGAGAGGCTAAAAATAAAGGTAGAGGTATTGCATTCGTATTTAGTGAAGATGAAACAGCGAAAATTGAGCTTTTTTAG
- a CDS encoding MBL fold metallo-hydrolase, translated as MEIKVHPMGDYATNCYIVTVDNKDFIIDPGVNATAWIKQNIKNPVAVLNTHGHFDHIWSNQEVKELFNIKLYTPKDDEFMLTLNPYNLGMPHSKADVLVNPDEDLEIEGIKVKFHHFPGHTPGCSMIEINKTFFSGDFIFKGTIGRFDFPNSSAAQMKKSLNKILKWKDNYNIYPGHGDKTTLFNEIDNITLWEKHIK; from the coding sequence ATGGAAATTAAAGTTCATCCTATGGGTGATTATGCGACAAATTGTTATATTGTGACTGTTGATAACAAAGATTTTATAATTGACCCTGGAGTAAATGCTACTGCTTGGATTAAGCAAAACATTAAAAATCCAGTTGCTGTTTTAAATACACATGGACATTTTGATCATATTTGGTCAAATCAAGAAGTAAAAGAGCTTTTTAATATAAAGCTTTATACTCCAAAAGATGATGAATTTATGCTAACTTTAAACCCATACAATTTAGGAATGCCTCACTCAAAGGCAGATGTCTTAGTAAACCCAGATGAAGATCTTGAAATTGAAGGTATCAAAGTTAAATTTCACCATTTTCCTGGACATACTCCAGGATGCAGTATGATTGAAATAAACAAAACTTTTTTTAGTGGAGATTTTATTTTTAAAGGGACTATTGGAAGATTTGACTTTCCAAACTCAAGTGCAGCGCAGATGAAAAAAAGTTTAAATAAAATTTTAAAATGGAAAGATAATTATAATATTTATCCAGGTCATGGTGATAAAACTACTCTTTTTAATGAAATTGACAATATTACGCTATGGGAAAAACATATAAAATGA
- a CDS encoding ferritin-like domain-containing protein has product MDYFIILEDILLTKLPKEKFIKFDKFYKLFLENKLIFDHNYRALEIENPSYADFLSIVKPTKLPPIKNFKTKEGKKYLVHTILHIEYSAVDLALDAALRYQNMPFEFYRDWLEVANDEIRHFLMLEKLLKDLNGFYGEFEVHKNLFEAMQQTPDLLSRMACIPRYLEANGLDQNPKIMEKLNSNKDEFNVKLIEALKIILEEEISHVKKGDFWFKYECDKVGCNPEVAYFDAIEKVFPGSTKRKMDLNFNARKEAGFSCDELKFLSKKNDCI; this is encoded by the coding sequence ATGGATTATTTCATAATTTTAGAGGATATTTTACTTACAAAACTACCAAAAGAAAAGTTTATAAAGTTTGATAAATTTTATAAACTTTTCTTAGAAAATAAGCTTATTTTTGATCATAATTACAGAGCTTTAGAGATAGAAAATCCATCTTATGCTGATTTTTTATCTATAGTAAAACCAACAAAACTACCACCTATAAAAAACTTTAAAACGAAAGAGGGTAAAAAATATTTAGTACACACTATTTTGCATATTGAGTATAGTGCTGTTGATTTAGCTTTAGATGCTGCTTTAAGATACCAAAATATGCCTTTTGAATTTTATAGAGATTGGCTAGAAGTTGCTAATGATGAAATTAGACATTTTTTAATGTTAGAAAAATTATTAAAAGATTTAAATGGTTTTTATGGTGAGTTTGAAGTTCATAAAAATCTATTTGAAGCTATGCAACAAACTCCTGATTTATTAAGCCGTATGGCTTGTATTCCTAGATATTTAGAAGCAAATGGTCTTGATCAAAATCCAAAAATTATGGAAAAATTAAACTCAAATAAAGATGAATTTAATGTTAAGTTAATAGAGGCTTTAAAAATAATTCTAGAAGAAGAGATAAGTCATGTTAAAAAAGGTGATTTTTGGTTTAAATATGAGTGTGACAAAGTAGGGTGCAATCCAGAAGTTGCTTATTTTGATGCTATAGAGAAGGTTTTTCCAGGTAGTACTAAAAGAAAAATGGATTTAAATTTTAATGCTAGAAAAGAGGCTGGATTTTCTTGTGATGAATTAAAATTTTTATCAAAAAAAAATGATTGTATTTAA
- a CDS encoding GGDEF domain-containing protein, translating to MRNSIIELIKQSASDKVAFETLDSIFKLYEQLQYSSNLNQLASDIFLWLEEEFAIKNMVFSLFDINKNNKTDILAKGDKFYLDDDLSQFFIINTHTNLNATISFCASSEEHSLFLENKYNSIEATFFIISTIVQNAILKKNFIDSASLDSVTNVFSSHYFIENLSSYLKLSNNKQNEIFLLMIGIDRFKAVVDEFNYEIADKVLIELARVIHSNINEFDIVGRLETDTFLVSILSNDDENQACEVAKKIISDFSKARVIVNEETRQTLQKTVSIGFEKFVLNSNMSLDDAIKNADIALVEAKNKGRGEFLKFSKINSSDNFKLF from the coding sequence ATGAGAAATAGTATTATAGAGTTAATTAAGCAATCGGCATCTGATAAAGTTGCATTTGAAACATTGGATAGTATTTTTAAACTATATGAACAACTTCAATACTCTTCAAATTTAAACCAACTTGCAAGTGATATTTTTTTATGGCTAGAAGAAGAGTTTGCTATAAAAAATATGGTATTTTCATTATTTGATATAAACAAAAATAATAAAACTGATATTTTAGCAAAAGGTGATAAATTTTATTTAGATGATGATTTATCACAATTTTTTATAATAAATACACATACAAATTTAAATGCAACTATATCTTTTTGTGCTTCTTCAGAAGAACACTCTTTATTTTTAGAAAATAAATACAACTCAATTGAAGCAACATTTTTTATTATTTCAACAATTGTTCAAAATGCTATTTTAAAGAAAAATTTTATTGATTCTGCTTCTCTTGACTCTGTTACAAATGTATTTTCAAGTCACTATTTTATTGAAAACCTATCTTCATATCTTAAGTTATCAAACAATAAACAAAATGAGATTTTTTTACTTATGATAGGAATAGATAGATTTAAAGCTGTAGTTGATGAGTTTAATTATGAGATTGCTGACAAGGTTTTAATAGAGTTAGCAAGAGTTATTCACTCAAATATAAATGAGTTTGATATTGTAGGAAGACTTGAAACCGATACTTTTTTAGTATCTATTTTAAGTAATGATGATGAAAACCAAGCTTGTGAGGTTGCAAAGAAAATTATTAGTGATTTCTCAAAAGCTAGAGTAATTGTAAATGAAGAGACTAGGCAAACTTTACAAAAAACAGTTAGTATTGGTTTTGAAAAATTTGTATTAAACTCAAATATGTCACTTGATGATGCTATAAAAAATGCTGATATTGCTCTGGTTGAAGCAAAAAATAAGGGAAGAGGAGAGTTTTTGAAATTTTCAAAAATAAATAGTAGTGATAATTTCAAACTCTTTTAA